Within Halonatronomonas betaini, the genomic segment CAGAAGAATTTTAAAAGAAGTTTCAAGAAGTTTCTCTTTAACTATCCCAATGCTAGATTCTGAGATAAAGAATGCTGTTATGATTGTCTATTTGCAGGATAGGTTGCTTGATAATTTTGAAGATGAATTACCAGAATTGGCTGATGATAAACGGAAAAAATTAATGGATAAGGTTGTTGAGATATTTAATCCAGCTCATCGGCAGGAGCCACCTGAAACCCAGGAAATTCAGGGTTATGCTGATGAATTTATTGATGATTCATTGAAGGTTTTAACTGCAAATGTTAATCTGCTCTGGGAAGCTTATCATGGTCTGGATTCCTATGTTAAGGCCAGATCTTTTCACTGGCTAAAAGAAATGAACTCTGGAATGCAAAAATATTTAGATCAAGAGATAAAAACCTTCTCTGATTTAGATGAATATTGTTATTATGTAGCAGGAACTGTTGGAGGATTTCTTTCAGATTTAATTATTGCGAAATTTAATTTGAATAAGGGACAGGCTAAAATTTTAAAGGATAATTTCAATGAGGCTGGTTTGTTTTTACAGAAAGTGAATATTACCAGAGATATCCGGGAAGACATATTAAATCGAGATAGGATATTTTGGCCTCTAGAGC encodes:
- a CDS encoding squalene/phytoene synthase family protein; the protein is MNKDALRFCRRILKEVSRSFSLTIPMLDSEIKNAVMIVYLQDRLLDNFEDELPELADDKRKKLMDKVVEIFNPAHRQEPPETQEIQGYADEFIDDSLKVLTANVNLLWEAYHGLDSYVKARSFHWLKEMNSGMQKYLDQEIKTFSDLDEYCYYVAGTVGGFLSDLIIAKFNLNKGQAKILKDNFNEAGLFLQKVNITRDIREDILNRDRIFWPLEQLGLKRDQLLSRDFKEKSLLALQKMLENIEKHVPALIEYYNALPDEASGYKRFFAVNNALGLATIDRLSNNEAVFYSSKPVKASKLEFMAIMKSPERKLYEYAEEIM